Below is a genomic region from Proteiniborus ethanoligenes.
TCTTTTTCTGCTATTACCTTTGATTTAATAAAGATTAATTCTTTTATAGACTCTTCTTCATATACAGGTTTTCCATTTAAATATGTTTTTGATAATTTTTCTTTATATAAGTCAATATATTTTGATATATCCTCTGACTTAAAATAATCGAAACTAAAACTACTGTATTTTTTATCTAAATCTTCAATCTTCAATTTTATATCTTTGATCTTAACTCTACCAAAACCATAGGGCTTAGCTAATCCTATGTTTTGATAGCAATTGTCCTCTAGTTTAAGTGCCCAAAGAAATAAACCTAGTTCGTCCTCTTCTAAATTATTAAAGTGTATTTTCCCGCTGAATCTAGTACCTTCTTTTAAAGGATGTATTGTGAACGTCATATTATCGTTTTGATTTTCTTCTATTTTTGGTCTCTCTATATAATCTTTTAACCAATATTGTTTGATCCCTCTGATATGGAAGTCACCTTCATATATTTTTAAACTATTTTTATCTACATCATCCTGTTTTAAATAAAGATTGTAGCTTGTTGCCTTAGGCTCTGCTAGAATCATTTTCATAGTAGAGTCATTATCTACCGTTGCTTCATCCTGTGCTACAGCATCTTCAAAGCTTACTCTTGATTTATAGCTATGATTTATAAAACCATTATTGTTCTTGTATTTCATATTCGTAAAGCCAAATATTGCATCTGTATAGCTAATTCCTTTGACATCCTTGTATGTTGATGGAACTCCATCTAAAACAGTCTTAGAATAAAACATTCTTAAATTTGGTGTAAATCCAAAATGCAATCTGTCTGTATGGATAAAAAATATTGGCTTTATCTCACCCTTAGATGGAAGATTGAAAAACTCATTCCCATGTATAATGGTTTCAGATTTAGTCATCTTTTTAGTGAGTACAAGGTCGTCTTTATAATCCTTAATATCTTCCTCTTTAATAGGTATTTTCCCCATACTAGGTAAAGGATCAGGAACTAAATAATGTGCTAGTTTCCCATCTATAAAACCTCCAGATAGTAAAAAACCTGTTTTAATATATTTCCCTTTAACTCCTATTTTAATTATTTTTGCATTTTTAGAATCCAAGTTAAAAGATACTTCCACGATATATGGTCTATATCTGTCCTTTCCCTTATTGTTTTTCCATTCATTTAGTATAGCTTTCTTTTTATTTGTTGCTTCTTCCTTCTCTTTGTCGCTTACCCTTAAGTTTCTACCATGTATCTTCTTGTTTAACTCCTTTATCTCCTCCTCATATATTGAAAGTTCAGGTTTATACATGAATTTTACATCTCTAATAATACCTTTATCTAAAATTTGCCTTAAATATAATTCATCTACTCTAAAATAATTTCTTATATCATTTAGCTTTTCACTTTCTTGTATATAATATTGATTATTTTCATTTACAATATAACCAGCCTTTAGATTTCTAGAAATTCTTTTTACTCTATCAATATTTAGTATTTCCTTATACTTTTTCGCCAAAGAACCATTCCCTGCTATGTCTCTAAATAGAAACCTAGAATCCTGTATTTCACTTTCTGCATAATCTCCTTTTTCATCTGATTTAATTATATTGCTACAACCTAATATTTGGGTATTAGTCCTTACAACACCTCTTATAGTGTTCCCAGGTATGGCATATTCTCCGTTTAAATTAGTAAAAAAATATGCATCTTTTTCATTATCTTTTATACCTGAAGAAATAATAATAGGTGCCATGGCTTCTAATGTATATTCTATAGTTCCAGATAACAAAGGTCTATTGTCTCTATTTGTAAAGTTGTTATGTGCTGGTAGTTCGTTTGGGTGTTTATATCTAGCTATGGCCTCTTTGGGCAAGCTAATAAAATTATATGGTGCTACAGAATAGCCTTTTATATATGAATATTTAATATCTATAGGTTTCATCTGCTAGCCTCCTTAAAATAATTTCGATGGCTTTATATAGCTAATATAAGCCTGTCCATCGTTATCATAATCAATGTATTTTTTTACAGCCAGTCTTTTTAGATTATTTCCATTTCCTACTCTAGGATATAGCAATAATTCTTCATATATACTGTTGTCACTGATTTCCTTAAATATTGAACCTTTTACTTCTTTATCTTCTTTCCATAATCTTAGTTCAGAGGTCTCATTAAATATTCTAGCCTCTAAAATATTATCTAATTCTACATCTAAATTTTCTACCTTGTCGCTAATGATTTTATCGTAGCAGTAAATAATCATTGATTCTAAGCCTAAGGTCTTTAATATGTCTTTGTTTATTAGTTCAAGAGGATTCCCGTTTTCTTCCCATTTATAATCAAATATTTCTTTAAGATTGTCGTTGTTTATTTCTTTTAAAATGTAATTATCCAATGTTCATCACCTCACTATTAAGGTTTTTCACTGATTCAATATATTTTGAAATCATCTCATCATTGCTTATGGTTTTATTGTTAAAGTCTATACCTATATTTTCGTTACCTGTATTTATGGATAAGGTGTTAGCTTTAAACCTACCTCTACCTATTCCGCCACTTCCTCCAATACCTATGTTTTCAGTTCCTAAGTCTCTAAGTGCCAATAAAACAACTCCAATAGCATAATTGTCAAATCTTTCTTCCCCTGTTTTCCGATATATTACATGAAATTCTGTACTACCCATTGTAGGTACCTCTTGCATTAGTGAACCATATTTTACGCCAGAAGTAAATTTGTCTAATTTAATTTTATTGTATTCAATTTCTTTTAAATACTGGCTATTATCTATAATAGATTCTTTTACAAAAATTCGACTTAATACATTTTCCTTACTATTTCCTTTTACTTGGCCAAATAATACTGCTGCTTCGTTTTTATTCCCAAAACAATTTGAAATAGTCTCTATTCTAGCCCTTAGTATTCCCTTAAAACTACTACCTGGTATAACATAGTTATCGCTTCCCGTTTTTATACTTGTGTTATCTGCTTCATTAGGTCTAAAAGACTTTGGAGCTCTAATAATTAATGGGGTACTTAGGTTTCCCTTCATTAAAAATTCTACATATTTGTCATGAACATTTACCTCTTCTATTGCTTTTAAAATATCCTTCCTCGGGTTTTCCTCTGTCTTTAAGTATTTTGATAAATCATCTAAATCTTTTAAGTTATATATCATTTCTTTAGCAGATAAAAGCTTAAATATTCCTAATCCAGAACTTTTATTACCTCCAAATCTAATTATTCCTTTATCTAGTCCTTTAAGAGCTTTGTATATCATTAATTTAAGATCTTTATCCCCATTTGAATTTAAATGCATCTCAAAGCATAAGCTAAATTCCAATCCCTCTCCAAGATAAGTTCTCTCTATTTTAGAACCATGAACATTAGTACCAGTTTCCCCATCTATTTTCAATCCGTCTCTATTATCATGATATAATATTTTAGCAAAGGAATCCTTAATAAATACCTTGCTCATTTTAGAACTCTCTCGTTCTCCAAAAAGTAGTTCATCCTTCTCACCTATGGAATTAAGATACGCCCTGAAAGCCCCGGCTATACTAGTTGCAGGTAAATATGCCATATTTTTTTCATTATCTATGAGAATATTTTCCTCATCATCCCCTATAAATAGAGGGGAAATACTTACGATATTGGCCTCTATGTAAATTATATTTCTCATTGTCTTTCCTCCCTTCTTATCTGATATCTGCAAAGCTCAGAAAGAACTTTAAGATTTGTCCTATATATAAATTCATCATTTATTTCAATATTAGCATCTTCAATATCTATTTTACAATCCTTATATGCATTTTCGAAATTAGTTTTATCTGTAATATTATTCATAAATTCATCTAAAAAATCTGGTAGTTTATCCTTCTTTATTTCTCTACCTATATCTTTTATTACATATTTTACCTGTCTCATTTGAGAAATAGATGTTCCCCTTTTACTAACATTATGTTTCATGTATGTATTGTATTTTTCTTTTCCCCTTTCTATATCCAATTGAGACAAGTCAGAAAATAAATCCTTCAAACTACCCCATTGACTTGACTTAAGAGCCTTAGAATTTTCAAGGTTTTTATCTAAATCTAAAACTCTTTCATATATCTTATTTTCAATTCTAGTTTTATAGATTCTTTCTCCAATACTATTTAGTAAAGTCTGTTCATCCTTTGTAAGACAGTAATCTAATGCGACGTTATCAATCTCCTCTGTTCCTTCTTTAATCACAGCATTATCCAATTCTGTGGTTATGGCTATTCTACCATATCCATCGATTTTTCTTTCGCCGATCCCATTATCAATAAGCTGACTTGACTTATCTAACGTTCCTTCAATCCTATATTTAAAAATGCTCCCAGCTTTAATAGAAACTATATTAGGTGTCCTAGCATTCCATTTGTTGTTAAAGCTTGTTATATTTTTGGTTTCTA
It encodes:
- a CDS encoding RAMP superfamily CRISPR-associated protein, with amino-acid sequence MRNIIYIEANIVSISPLFIGDDEENILIDNEKNMAYLPATSIAGAFRAYLNSIGEKDELLFGERESSKMSKVFIKDSFAKILYHDNRDGLKIDGETGTNVHGSKIERTYLGEGLEFSLCFEMHLNSNGDKDLKLMIYKALKGLDKGIIRFGGNKSSGLGIFKLLSAKEMIYNLKDLDDLSKYLKTEENPRKDILKAIEEVNVHDKYVEFLMKGNLSTPLIIRAPKSFRPNEADNTSIKTGSDNYVIPGSSFKGILRARIETISNCFGNKNEAAVLFGQVKGNSKENVLSRIFVKESIIDNSQYLKEIEYNKIKLDKFTSGVKYGSLMQEVPTMGSTEFHVIYRKTGEERFDNYAIGVVLLALRDLGTENIGIGGSGGIGRGRFKANTLSINTGNENIGIDFNNKTISNDEMISKYIESVKNLNSEVMNIG
- a CDS encoding TIGR03986 family type III CRISPR-associated RAMP protein translates to MKPIDIKYSYIKGYSVAPYNFISLPKEAIARYKHPNELPAHNNFTNRDNRPLLSGTIEYTLEAMAPIIISSGIKDNEKDAYFFTNLNGEYAIPGNTIRGVVRTNTQILGCSNIIKSDEKGDYAESEIQDSRFLFRDIAGNGSLAKKYKEILNIDRVKRISRNLKAGYIVNENNQYYIQESEKLNDIRNYFRVDELYLRQILDKGIIRDVKFMYKPELSIYEEEIKELNKKIHGRNLRVSDKEKEEATNKKKAILNEWKNNKGKDRYRPYIVEVSFNLDSKNAKIIKIGVKGKYIKTGFLLSGGFIDGKLAHYLVPDPLPSMGKIPIKEEDIKDYKDDLVLTKKMTKSETIIHGNEFFNLPSKGEIKPIFFIHTDRLHFGFTPNLRMFYSKTVLDGVPSTYKDVKGISYTDAIFGFTNMKYKNNNGFINHSYKSRVSFEDAVAQDEATVDNDSTMKMILAEPKATSYNLYLKQDDVDKNSLKIYEGDFHIRGIKQYWLKDYIERPKIEENQNDNMTFTIHPLKEGTRFSGKIHFNNLEEDELGLFLWALKLEDNCYQNIGLAKPYGFGRVKIKDIKLKIEDLDKKYSSFSFDYFKSEDISKYIDLYKEKLSKTYLNGKPVYEEESIKELIFIKSKVIAEKDADKYRYMRFKPNEFRYRNVLPTILKYEELQKNPNIKKQDCNNNLKHKSHDNQKSYINQKQKSQHNYKNRKQDSFASNIMTDAFKSAENRKRKKK